AAatgaaaaataagatattttttaattaaataattaaaataaaaattactcaTTCTTATTTCGATTTCAGAAATTATCGTTTCCGAAACAAACATTCTCCGGATGTAGACCATATGTAATGTAATCTGAACTTTGTAAAGCACCTGCATTAATTTGACAAGAGCCAACTTTCAACGATAGTGTGGGCCTATCCAATCTCTGGCCACCAAGAGGCCTTCTCCAACAGTGAATGCCTACAATTTGTCTTCATAGACCGGGATTTGATTGCAACCATTAACATCATGTGCAGTGAGAGCAAGGTGTGGAATAATTATGTGGAAGGAGCACTGCATATGAATGACACATGGACAGCAGATGAATTATATTGGACCGGACTCTTGTAAGTCGGTGTCTCGAATTAATTGGCTACCATTCTTTACATAGCACAACTTAGGTGCACCATGGACTGAATGCAATACACGACCAAGAAGACGTTTGTAAAATGACAGATAGCTGAGTCACTCATTTGGAATCGTACGCAGGCTAGTCACCAGCCATCACTGTGATGTGATGTCTGAATCTGATTGGATTTTCCCCCTTCGCATTTTGAGGGAGTCAATGGAAGGGGGACTTCAAAGCCCAGCAACATCTCCCCCACACAGGGGCCAATGAATCAGAGCATTCTGTTTATTTGATAATAACGTCGTTGAAGTGATCCttcttattaaaaatataattatttaattaaaaaaatatatttatataatttttaaattaaatttttttgattaagaaTGTAATCatctaattagaaaaaaatatatttatataatttttaaattgaatccctctaattaggaatgcaatcgtctaattagagaaaaatatatttgtataattcctaaatagaacccatgaaaattaataaaaatggtccttttggtcctagagaagtattccttcttcctctgaatcctcgtcttcaccttctcttctattttttctgtttTTCAACATAGTATCAGAGCACTCTGTTCCATGAATACGCTCTATTCCGCCTCATCTCAATTCCTAAACTTCTTCAACTGCCGACCGTCCGCACCTCTTCAGATCTTTTCAAATCTTCCCCGGATCCGGCATGTCCCACACCCTGCCATCGCCATCGTTGTTTCCATCGCTGTTTCCATCGCTGCTACCGCCGTTGCCGTCGATGCCACCAATATTGCTACTGCCATCGACGCCACTATCGTATCCATCCGTGAACCACAGGATTGAGAACGGAAGCCGCTGACGCCCTGCTCATTTCTTATTAGGTGCTGGGTCTTGTTCTGGAGCAACAATGGAACATCTTTTTTGGAGTTTCTGAATATTATCGAGGTGCCTTTCATGCAAGcagatatttgatattttttattcgtCATCTGAGTTTATCTCAGATCATTGGTGAGAAAAATTCAAATACTTTTTTCTTCCTCAAGATTGTTCTTGTTTACTTGATCATTTAAGTATTTTGTTTTGACAATGGGTGATAAAAATCCTTTAACCATGGAGGATTTAGAAAAGTTAATGGTTAGGATGATGGAATCTCGTATTGCGAGTAGTGAGTTTTCAAAGATCACCCTAAAAACTAACCCGGTCAAATTGGATGGGCCGGGTACCTACTTAAGTTGGACGTGACATGTTCGTCTAATTTTAGAGTCTCACAATCTTGAGGAGTTTATAAGTGGTACTGCAAAAAGGCCAGAAGGAGATGTGATAGCTGTTAGACAGTGGAACTCTAATAATTCTCGTGTGGTAGCATGGCTCCTTGCCTCTATGGTACCAAGTGTTGCTCATACGGTTGAGGCACTGACGAATACTTATGAGTTATGGCAGGCTGTAGTCACAACTTATTCCTATAAAGGTAATAATATGCATGCCCATAAGATCCAACAAGAGCTTCGGGGACTTACTCAAGGTTTCTGATCTGTAACAGAGTATGTTGGAGAATTAAAAAGGTTGTGGaacgattttgatttttatagtccCTTTACCCCTACTCATCCTGATGATGTTGATGTGTTCCGCAAATGGATAGAGCGTCAGTGCCTTGTGGATTTTTTGGATGGACTAAACCCAGAGTTTGAGTATCGACGCTCTTCTATTCTTAGTACACAGGAATGGCCAACTCTTGATGAAGCTATTTCCTTGGTTCTTAGTGAAAAAACTCGATTAGCCACTATGTCTTCTTCTATGAACACAGCTATACGATCTGCACTTGTGGTACAGCCAACTACTCTTGAAAGCTCTTCTCCTATCAATTCTACTCAAGAAACTCAGCCTCGACCTCGTGGGGTTAAGATTTGTGACCACTGTCATAAGTCGGGCCACATCAAAGCTTACTGCTATGAGCTGCATGGTCGTCCAACTAGAGACCGTGGTCGTGGAGGTGGTCGTTCTGGTAGAGGCCGAGGTCAGTATAATCAGGCTCATTTTTCTTCTATGGAGGATTTATCAGTCGAAGAAATGCAACTTTtggaaaaatttagatctggTGTAAATATTTCTGAAAGCAGCACTTCCACAGAAGATTCTTCAAACCAACCAACCAGTTCTCTCTATCAGGATAATTTTACCCAAATAAGTAGCGATGATCAAATTCATGCTCTTAACTGTAGTAATTTTTCTCCATGGGTAGTTGACTCTGGAGCATCCAATCATATGACTGGATCCTTTAGAGATTTTGTGTCTTATATTCCCTATTCTGGTCGTGATAAAGTTCGTCTTGCTGATAGCTCTTTTACCCCTATTTCTGGAAAAGAATCTATTAAATGCACTTCCGAATTATCCTTATCATCTGTTCTACATGTCTCTAgattttctatcaatcttctaTCCATTAGTGCTATTACGAATGATCTTGATTGTGCCGTAACTTTTTTCAAAGCACATTGTGTCTTTCAGGAGCCAAGGATAGGAAGGAAATTTGGGACTGGCATAATGCGTAATGGGCTCTACTATTTGGAGGGAGGAGTATCCGGAGGCTACTCAGAAACCAGTTTGACAGTTTCATCCTCACAAAAGGAAGATCTGTTACTCCAACACCGCAGGCTTGGTCATCTTTCATTTACTCTCTTAGCTTGTATGTTTCTAActatttttgaatcatataataaagagaaGCTTGTATGTGATGCCTGTGAACTAGCTAAACACACTAGAAGTGCTTATCCAGGCTCAGGCCTGCGTAGTAAAGCAATGTTTGAGGTAGTTTATTCTGATATATGAGGACCCTGTGGGACCACCGCTATTTCTGGTCATCGATAGTTCGTTacttttattgattgttttagtcgttgtacttgggtttatctattgaaaaataagaatgaagtgtttcagtcatttagagattttcataaaatgattggtactcaatatggagtaactcttaagatttttcgatctgatAATGGGACAGAGTATCTTAATAAAGAATTTGAGGAGTATACACATAATAATGGTATTATACATCAAACGACTTGTGTTGACACACCGgctcaaaatggagttgctgaaagaaagaatagacacttacttgaagtgacaAGATGTTTGATGTTTTCTATGAATGTTCTTAAGTTCTTATGGGGAGAGGCAGTGTTAACTGCAGCGTATCTAATTAACCGAATGCCACTTCGAACTTTGGACTATAAGACACCTCTTGAATGCCTGCAAGGAACTAATTCTTTCATAATTCCCCCCAAGGTATTTGGCTGTGTTTGTTTTGTTCGGGATCATCGACCTTCGGTTGGCAAGCTTGACGCTCGTGCCCTCAAGTGCATTTTTGTTGGTTATTCCTCTACTCAAAAAGGATACAAATGTTGGTGTCCGAATGAGCAAAAGTTGTTTATCAGCATGGATGTAATATTTCGGGAGTCTGAGCCATTCTATATATCTTCTGTGTCTTCTTCCTCTCCCGTCACCTCTGAAACTGGTCGAGAGGGGGAGTTCTCTGGAGGGAGTCCTATTACTGTGGATGTTGGTACAAATGGTGGATATGATACTCGGGGAGAGTTTATTATAAATGGTGGATCTGATACTCAGGAAGAGTTTATTTCTATTAATGCTAGTTCTGACACTCAAGAAGAAGCATCTAAAATTGCATCTAAGACTCTCTCACAGCCTGCTACACAGCCTGCTACTTCAGTTTCATCTAATTCATCTCCTCTCTCAGAGACTATTATGCATTCTCCAGTCTCTAGATCTTCCTCTCCTGTCCTGACGGTTTCATCTTCTACGACGAATGGTAATTCTTCTGTACCTCCCATTCATTTTACATTAGATAATGATGATCTAATGTTCCTATTGCTTTACGTAAACATACTCGTCATGCTGGTATTCCTGCTCGACTTAAGGATGGAGTGGGGTACAAACATGACATCACTAACTTTGTATCCTAtgagtctctctctccatcttatcaGAGTTTTATAGCTTCTTTGTCCTCTGTCTCCATACCCAAGAACTGGAAGGTTGCTAAGGAAGACCCCAAGTGGAAAGCCGCTATGCTTGAGGAAATGCGAgcactagaaaaaaataatacatgggAACTTGTATCTTTACCAGCTGATAAACAAACTatgagatgcaaatggatttttaCAGTTAAGCAGACACCTGAGGGTACTGTTGAACGGTACAAAGCTCGTTTGGTAGCAAAAGGATATACACAGACTTATGGCATCgactatgataaaatttttgcacctgttgcaaaaatgaactctgttagaactcttatatcatgtgctgctaactttagatgggatctattccagctcgatgtaaagaatgcttttcttcatggagaacttcaggAGGAGGTATATATGGATATTCCTCCAGGATTTGCTACCGCTCAGACAGTGGGCAAAGTATGCCAGTTACGACGCTCTCTTTATGGTCTGAAGCAGTCACCTCGTGCTTGGTTCGATCACTTCCGACGAGCAATCATTCAGATGAGGTATAAATAGAGCAATGCAGATCACATACTCTTCTTTCGGTACAACAAGGGTAAGATTGCTATTTTGattgtctatgttgatgatattgtggtCACAGGAGATGATTCTGAGGAGATAGCTCATTTGAAGGCTCAGCTGGCACAGGCATTTGAGGTGAAGGATTTTGGATATCTTTGATATTTTCTTGGGATAGAAGTTGCTCGTTCTTCAaaatgaatttttctctctcaaagaaaatatattctagatcttCTTACAGAAATCGGTATGTTGGGATGTCGACCTATTGCTACTCCTATTGAACAAAATCATCGACTAGTAGCCGATACCGATGTCCTTATTGATCGAGAATGTTATCAACGATTGGTAGGACATTTGATTTATCTATCTCATACACGGCCTGATATTGCATTCGCCGTTAGTGTGGTAAGTCAGTTTATGCATGATCCACGTTCAGTTCATATGGATGCTGTGACACGGATACTTCGTTACCTCAAAAGCTGTCCTGGTCGTGGTTTACTTTATTCTTATCATAGTAACCTACGGGTGGAGTGTTATACAGATGCTGATTGGGCTGGATCACTTGATGACCGTCGCTCTACCTCAGATTACTGTACTTTTGTTGGAGGTAATCTTGTCACTTGACGAAGCAAGAAACAGAATGTAGTTGCTCGATCTACTGCTGAAGCAGTGTATCGAGCTATGGCACATGGCGTGTGTAAAATTTTATGGTTGCAGATCTTGTTATTGAATCTAGGTCTTTATCAGTCATCGCCCTTTATGCTATATTGTGACAACAAGGCAGCaatcaatattgctaataatccagtacagcatgatcggacgaagcacatcgaaatcgatcgatattttatcaaGGAAAAGCTTGATGCCAGAATCATTTGTATGCCTTATGTGCGATCTGCTAGTCAACTAGCAGACATTTTGACCAAAGATCTTAGTGTGCCTTCTTTTTCATTTATTCGTGACAAGATGGGTCTTTATGATATCTATAACCCATTTTGAGGGGGagtgttgaaatgagctgtagatccctctgattaggaatgcaatcatctaattagagggaaatatgtttatataatttctaaattgaatccctctgattaggaatgcaatcatctaattagaggaaaatatatttgtataattcctaaattgaatccctctaattaggaatgcaatcgtctaattagagggaaaaatatttgtataattcctaaatagagcccatgaaaattaataaaaaggacccttttggtcctagagaagtattccttcttcctctgaatcctcgtcttcaccttctcttctattttttctgtttTTCAACAAGCACCCTCATTTATTAAAACCATGGTATAGCATAAGGTCATGAATTTGATAAGTTTATTGCACTTTATGTAACATCGCTACTATTATAATGGGAACTCTCAATAATAGAactctaccttttttttttttttttgacttcattttttataataattatcaaACTACAAGCAGTGTTATTTGAAAGCTCTTACAGtgcttgatattttttatattatttttttcccttGCAAGGCCATGTGCACTGAATGCTCCCATACTAGTCACTAACTTTCAGTGAACCCAAGACTTTGATTAGCAACAGTGTTTTAGGGGAAAGAAGGTccaattttttttcccttttttttttttgattttttcctgATCCAGTTTTGAAATGAAATGTTGTATTAACCTACAAATGGCTCATTAGTCACCATAATAAATCATGACAAACCAATCAGGGGGTGAAAGGATCCACCAACTTTGGTATTTGGTAACCTAATCTGAGACAATCGCTTTCGGTCTTTTGATGGGCTGTAGAACATTCGCAAGTTCATTTCTTTTGGAGTTGAAGAATAACTTAGAATTGAATTCGTTGCATCCAGATCATATGTTTCTGGCGTGCAACTTTGGACTTCAGTCTCCCACTCTTGTGATCTCATTCAGTGGCAATGTCACATCAGTGGCAATATCACATCAATGCCCAAACTTGAATCAGATGTTTAAGACATGAGCCGAGGTTAAAAACATGCATTGATATCCAAGACCAAGGGATGGGGAGTGGAGAGGAAGAAAATATATCATATAAAGCATGAGAGCACCATGGCCATCATCATTATTGGATATTTGTATTGAAAGAATTACATAAAAATTCTTAGTTGATGCCACTTTTCTCTGGAGGAATGGACATTTTCAATGTTTCCTTTCATTGGTGGTCGTCGTACGGTTCCGATGGAATCTTTCAACATGACCCTCCACTGCCTAATTCTATTCCAATCACTTGATGAATCGATGTTCCAGGGAGGCACCTTTAGGGAATTGATATGAGCTAGATCTCCTGCTACTTCCCTTGTCCTCGCTTGTTAGTTGAAGGTGCTACCACGGCGAGGTCAGGGGTTCGAATGGTggtggagagagggagagaatagagagaggaaagaggtacTTCAAAgtacctccttttttttttttttttatataatatatatattattttattttattttatattttgtttgataaagataaatctaaaatatttgaaatgcattcaaataaattttaggtTGAGCTCGAAGATGGTGgtggagagaaaggaagagatcagagagagagaggaaagaggtacttcaaagtattttttttaagatttttatatatttt
The DNA window shown above is from Elaeis guineensis isolate ETL-2024a chromosome 8, EG11, whole genome shotgun sequence and carries:
- the LOC140851170 gene encoding uncharacterized protein; amino-acid sequence: MEDLEKLMVRMMESRIASSEFSKITLKTNPVKLDGPESHNLEEFISGTAKRPEGDVIAVRQWNSNNSRVVAWLLASMVPSVAHTVEALTNTYELWQAVVTTYSYKEYVGELKRLWNDFDFYSPFTPTHPDDVDVFRKWIERQCLVDFLDGLNPEFEYRRSSILSTQEWPTLDEAISLVLSEKTRLATMSSSMNTAIRSALVVQPTTLESSSPINSTQETQPRPRGVKICDHCHKSGHIKAYCYELHGRPTRDRGRGGGRSGRGRGQYNQAHFSSMEDLSVEEMQLLEKFRSGVNISESSTSTEDSSNQPTSSLYQDNFTQISSDDQIHALNCSNFSPWVVDSGASNHMTGSFRDFVSYIPYSGRDKVRLADSSFTPISGKESIKCTSELSLSSVLHVSRFSINLLSISAITNDLDCAVTFFKAHCVFQEPRIGRKFGTGIMRNGLYYLEGGVSGGYSETSLTVSSSQKEDLLLQHRRLGHLSFTLLACMFLTIFESYNKEKLVCDACELAKHTRSAYPGSGLRSKAMFEFLWGEAVLTAAYLINRMPLRTLDYKTPLECLQGTNSFIIPPKVFGCVCFVRDHRPSVGKLDARALKCIFVGYSSTQKGYKCWCPNEQKLFISMDVIFRESEPFYISSVSSSSPVTSETGREGEFSGGSPITVDVGTNGGYDTRGEFIINGGSDTQEEFISINASSDTQEEASKIASKTLSQPATQPATSVSSNSSPLSETIMHSPVSRSSSPVLTVSSSTTNGNSSVPPIHFTLDNDDLMFLLLYVNILVMLSFIASLSSVSIPKNWKVAKEDPKWKAAMLEEMRALEKNNTWELVSLPADKQTMRCKWIFTVKQTPEGDDSEEIAHLKAQLAQAFEVKDFGYL